CGGATGATACCCCGCTGGATGCGACTCGCACGCTGAGCATGGTCTGGAATATTCCGTTATCCGCTCTGTTCACGACCGGGCCGGTGGCGAGCTGGCATTATGATGGGTCTGCTACTTCGACCTGGAATGAATTTGGCGACAGCGGGACCAGCACCACCGCGCTGACCGACCCGATGTGGCACGCCAGCAGCAGCACGCTGGGCTGGCGTCTCGATTCGCAGCCGCTGTGGGGCGTGCATCCGTGGGCGCAAATCAGCTACAACCAGCAGTTTGGCGATAATCAATGGAAGTCGCAGTCGGGCCTGAACCGCACCCCGACATCCACGCAAGACGGGAACTGGGTCGACGTCACCGTGGGGGCCGATATGCTGCTTAATCAGCACGTGGCGGCGTATGCGTCGCTCTCCCAGGCCGATAATATGAGTGAAGGCGCCAACTATCTCTACATCATGGGATTGAGCGCCCGTTTTTAACAAATTATTATCGCCATAAATACATCTTCAATTCCATTTCGTTACAGTAATGTCGCGCTCTGCCGTGATAGTTAACACTAACTTTTTCCTCGTTTTTATTTTGGCAATGTCATTCATTCCCCTCTCAATGCATTTCATTCCGCACTGACGGCAGTTCATGCTTTTTTTACCCCGCCTGAAATGCACTTCGTTATTTTAGCTGCAGTTAATTTTGATAAGGCCTATACGCCCATGAATACTGCAATCCGCCCTTCTACCCGTTGGCTGACGCTGGTCGGCACCATCATCACTCAATTCGCACTTGGCTCGGTGTATACCTGGAGCCTGTTTAACGGTGCGCTGTCCGCCAAGCTGGATGAGCCTATCAGCCAGGTCGCGTTTTCCTTTGGTCTGTTGAGCCTCGGTCTGGCGATTTCCTCCTCCGTGGCCGGTAAACTGCAAGAGCGTTTTGGCGTGAAGCGCGTCACCATGGCCTCCGGGATCCTGCTCGGCTTAGGCTTCTTCCTCACTGCACATGCTAACAATCTGATGATGCTGTGGCTGAGCGCCGGGGTGCTGGTCGGTCTGGCGGACGGGGCGGGTTATCTGCTGACGCTGTCCAACTGCGTGAAATGGTTCCCGGAGCGTAAAGGGCTGATTTCCGCGTTTTCCATTGGCGCGTATGGCCTGGGTAGCCTGGGCTTCAAATTCATCGACAGCCAGCTGCTGGCGAGCGTTGGCCTGGAAAAAACCTTCATCATCTGGGGCGCAATTGTGCTGGTGATGATTGTATTCGGTGCAACGCTGATGAAAGATGCGCCGCTGCAGGAAGTTAAAACCACCAACGGCGTGGTAGAGAACGATTTCAGCCTCGCGCAGTCAATGCGTAAACCACAGTACTGGATGCTGGCGGTGATGTTCCTGACAGCCTGCATGAGCGGTCTGTATGTGATTGGTGTGGCGAAAGATATTGCCCAGGGCATGGTGCATCTGGACGTGATGACGGCGGCGAACGCGGTCACCGTGATTTCCATCGCCAACCTGAGCGGTCGTCTGGTGCTCGGTATTCTGTCTGACAAAATTGCCCGTATCCGTGTGATCACTATCGGTCAGGTGATTTCCCTGGTCGGCATGGCGGCGTTGCTGTTCGCTCCTCTGGACGCAACGACCTTCTTCGCCGCGATTGCCTGTGTGGCCTTCAACTTCGGCGGCACCATCACCGTATTCCCATCGCTGGTGAGTGAGTTCTTCGGCCTGAATAATCTGGCGAAAAACTACGGTGTGATTTATCTCGGCTTCGGGATCGGCAGCATCTGTGGTTCGATCATTGCGTCACTGTTCGGCGGTTTCTACGTGACCTTCTGCGTCATCTTCGCACTGCTGATTCTGTCTCTGGCGCTGTCGACCACTATTCGCCAGCCTAATCGTGAAGTGTTTGAAGAGGCTCATGCCTGATATTGAAGGGCATAACTCCAGTCGGTAACACATTCCTGCCATAAATCTTTCGATCCGGGCTATTATTTTTGTAAATATTGCCCGGATCACACTTCCTGATGACACTTTTCTCCCGCGCTATGGTCTACTCACTGCGCTTATAGACGTTTCTTATAACTGTTCCTTACGCGATTCCTTAATCTCCTTACTATCACGCCGATAGCTAAGTCGGTTTTTTGTGCCCCTTCTCCCAGGGTTTTTGCTCGTATGAATTATATTAAATCTTTAACGCAACAACGGCTGTGCCTGTTCCTTGCGGTCTACATCGGCCTGTTCCTGAACGGGGCGGTGCTGGTTCGTCGTCTGCTGGGCTACTTCGAAGATTTCTCGGCAACAAACGGCATTTTTGCCGTCATTGAACTCTTTGGCTCGGTGCTAGTGACGTTCTGCTTGCTGCGCTTGCTGTCCCTTTTTGGCCGCCGACCGTGGCAAGTCCTTACTTCGCTGGTGGTGATCATTTCCGCTGCCGCCAGTTATTACATGACCTTTATGAACGTGGTCATTGGCTACGGGATCGTGGCCTCGGTGATGACCACCGACGTTGACCTGTCCAAAGAAGTGATGGGTCGTGGCCTGATGATGTGGACCGTGCTGGCAAGCTTGCCGCCGCTGTTCTTCATCTGGAGTAACCGCTGCCGCTATACGCTGCAACGCCAATTACGTACCCGCGGTCAGCGCGTGCGCAATATCGGCGTGGTGCTGATGGCCGGGCTACTGGTCTGGGCGCCGATTCGTTTGATGGATCGCCATCAAAAACAGGTCGAGAAAACGTCTCAGGGTGATGCGCCGAGCTACGGTGGCGTCATTGCCAATTCCTATCTGCCATCCAACTGGGTGTCGGCTCTCGGGCTGTATGCCTGGGCGCAGGTCGATGAATCATCCGACAGTCGCTCCTTGATTAACCCGGCGAAAAAATTTACCTATGTGGCACCGGGTAAAGAGCTGGATGACACCTACGTGGTGTTCATCATCGGCGAAACCACTCGCTGGGATCACATGGGCATTCTGGGCTATGACCGGGATACCACACCGAAGCTGGCTCAGGAGAAAAACCTGGTCGCTTATCGCGGCACGTCCTGCGACACCGCGACCAAGCTGTCATTGCGCTGCATGTTTGTACGCCAGGGTGGGGCAGAGGATAACCCTCAGCGTACCCTGAAAGAGCAGAACGTGTTTGCAGTGTTGAAACAGTTGGGCTTTAGCTCAGACCTGTTCGCCATGCAGAGTGAGATGTGGTTCTACAGCAATACCATGGCCGACAATATTGCTTATCGTGAGCAGATCGGCGCCGAGCCGCGTAACCGCGGTAAAGACGTGGCAGACAAACTGCTGTTGCCGGAAATTGCGCAGTCGCTGGAAAAACACCCTGACGGCAAGCACTTGATCATCCTGCACACCAAAGGGTCGCACTGGAGCTACTACCAGCGTTACACCCGCGATTTCGCTAAATGGCAGCCGGAGTGTGTGGGCATCAATGA
This DNA window, taken from Scandinavium goeteborgense, encodes the following:
- the eptB gene encoding kdo(2)-lipid A phosphoethanolamine 7''-transferase: MNYIKSLTQQRLCLFLAVYIGLFLNGAVLVRRLLGYFEDFSATNGIFAVIELFGSVLVTFCLLRLLSLFGRRPWQVLTSLVVIISAAASYYMTFMNVVIGYGIVASVMTTDVDLSKEVMGRGLMMWTVLASLPPLFFIWSNRCRYTLQRQLRTRGQRVRNIGVVLMAGLLVWAPIRLMDRHQKQVEKTSQGDAPSYGGVIANSYLPSNWVSALGLYAWAQVDESSDSRSLINPAKKFTYVAPGKELDDTYVVFIIGETTRWDHMGILGYDRDTTPKLAQEKNLVAYRGTSCDTATKLSLRCMFVRQGGAEDNPQRTLKEQNVFAVLKQLGFSSDLFAMQSEMWFYSNTMADNIAYREQIGAEPRNRGKDVADKLLLPEIAQSLEKHPDGKHLIILHTKGSHWSYYQRYTRDFAKWQPECVGINDYCSKTELINAYDNSVLYVDTFISDVLDQLRDKKAIVFYAADHGESINEREHLHGTPRKLAPPEQFRVPMLVWMSDKYLENPAHEQAFKQLKKEADMKVPRRHVELYDTIMGCLGYTSPDGGINENNNWCHVPAKSQ
- a CDS encoding MFS transporter; this translates as MNTAIRPSTRWLTLVGTIITQFALGSVYTWSLFNGALSAKLDEPISQVAFSFGLLSLGLAISSSVAGKLQERFGVKRVTMASGILLGLGFFLTAHANNLMMLWLSAGVLVGLADGAGYLLTLSNCVKWFPERKGLISAFSIGAYGLGSLGFKFIDSQLLASVGLEKTFIIWGAIVLVMIVFGATLMKDAPLQEVKTTNGVVENDFSLAQSMRKPQYWMLAVMFLTACMSGLYVIGVAKDIAQGMVHLDVMTAANAVTVISIANLSGRLVLGILSDKIARIRVITIGQVISLVGMAALLFAPLDATTFFAAIACVAFNFGGTITVFPSLVSEFFGLNNLAKNYGVIYLGFGIGSICGSIIASLFGGFYVTFCVIFALLILSLALSTTIRQPNREVFEEAHA
- a CDS encoding autotransporter domain-containing protein — translated: MNSKRCNGYRGGIYPASVFVWMSLATSAFAWQQEYIVTDPQSNMPERYTWDSDHQPRYDDILAERISAAQVQPGMAMNQPDDTPLDATRTLSMVWNIPLSALFTTGPVASWHYDGSATSTWNEFGDSGTSTTALTDPMWHASSSTLGWRLDSQPLWGVHPWAQISYNQQFGDNQWKSQSGLNRTPTSTQDGNWVDVTVGADMLLNQHVAAYASLSQADNMSEGANYLYIMGLSARF